From a single Cloacibacillus sp. genomic region:
- a CDS encoding CtsR family transcriptional regulator produces the protein MSASSLTRKIEEYIAQLLEDNGGGMISLRRKDLAEQFECVPSQINYVLRSRFAPENGFIVESQRGGHGYIRVVQLTFKNCEEEVIHLEDLIGNKLSEQESKRLMMNLQNRKLLTARERLLIEVALRNQEEMGRTLYDISIYKREIMRAELLKKLLTSLALS, from the coding sequence GTGTCGGCATCCAGCCTTACTAGAAAAATAGAGGAATATATCGCCCAGCTTTTGGAAGATAACGGCGGAGGAATGATCTCGCTCAGAAGAAAAGATCTTGCCGAGCAGTTTGAATGCGTCCCAAGCCAGATAAATTATGTGCTCAGAAGCAGGTTTGCGCCTGAAAACGGCTTTATAGTCGAAAGCCAGCGCGGCGGTCACGGCTACATTCGAGTAGTCCAGCTGACATTTAAAAACTGCGAAGAAGAGGTCATACATTTAGAGGACCTTATCGGCAACAAGCTCTCGGAGCAGGAGTCGAAGCGCCTGATGATGAACCTTCAAAACAGAAAGCTGCTCACGGCGCGCGAACGCCTCTTGATAGAGGTGGCTCTGCGCAATCAGGAAGAGATGGGGCGCACGCTGTATGACATTTCAATATATAAACGGGAAATAATGAGGGCAGAGCTGCTAAAAAAGCTGCTCACGAGCCTTGCGTTGAGTTAG
- a CDS encoding OmpH family outer membrane protein, producing MKKTAVLLLAIAALFAFGAISYAAEDKVGYVDDMGVLQQFSKFKQAQKQLDELGKKKSNAAKAAFDKEKDEKKKSQIVQNLQLELRQEETKLMNPVLKQVNDTIAAVAKKKGITIVVNKVLVYYGGIDLTPDVIAALK from the coding sequence GTGAAAAAAACAGCTGTATTATTGCTGGCAATAGCGGCGCTCTTTGCCTTTGGCGCGATCTCATACGCCGCGGAAGACAAAGTCGGCTACGTTGATGATATGGGCGTCCTTCAGCAGTTCTCGAAATTCAAGCAGGCTCAGAAACAGCTTGACGAGCTTGGAAAGAAAAAGTCAAACGCGGCCAAGGCTGCCTTTGACAAGGAAAAGGACGAAAAGAAGAAGAGCCAGATAGTCCAGAATCTTCAGCTTGAGCTGCGCCAGGAAGAGACAAAGCTTATGAACCCGGTGCTCAAACAGGTAAACGACACAATAGCCGCGGTCGCGAAGAAAAAGGGCATCACGATAGTCGTGAACAAAGTGCTCGTATATTACGGCGGGATAGATCTCACGCCGGACGTAATAGCCGCTCTTAAGTAA
- a CDS encoding YgiQ family radical SAM protein: MYKNRPMIKKADRSAFLPVCRKDMEARGWDELDLLVITGDAYVDHPSFGHAIIARWLDAHGFRVGVVSQPDWRATEDFEKMGRPRLGIMLAAGNLDSMLNHYTASGKKRRRDDYTPGGVSGRRPDRATVVYSNRVRQLWGDIPLVIGGIEASLRRFAHYDYWSDSVRRSMLTDSRADLLVFGMGELASLEIARRLADGAPVSSIRDIAGTCWKTHDAEAANDAVTLDSFDEVSSDKLKFAASFKKYYDEQDSFRGKRLIQDQGAWHVVQNRPARPLTTRELDRVYALPYARAWHPDYDAVGGVPAFAEVKFSITSHRGCFGECGFCAISSHQGRMIQRRSDESMIKEAELLTKQPDFKGYIHDVGGPTANFTAPSCPEALKRGSCKGRSCLYPQPCRSLRPDHSDYIELLRKVRAVPRVKKVFIRSGIRYDYMLADKKNDFLEELCKYHISGQLKVAPEHVSPAVLKYMRKPARAVTEEFLKRYNEMNEKLGLKQFMVPYFMSAHPGSTLKEAVELAEFIRDSGLRPEQVQDFTPTPGSLSTCIYYTGVDPATMENVYVPKEMEERKMQRALLQYWMPENHEYVIKALIKAGRRDLIGAGSRCLVR, encoded by the coding sequence TTGTATAAGAACAGACCAATGATAAAAAAAGCGGACAGAAGCGCCTTTCTTCCCGTATGCCGTAAAGATATGGAGGCGCGCGGCTGGGACGAGCTGGACCTCCTCGTCATAACCGGAGACGCCTACGTCGATCATCCCAGCTTCGGGCACGCAATAATCGCAAGGTGGCTAGACGCGCACGGCTTTCGCGTAGGCGTCGTTTCGCAGCCCGATTGGCGCGCCACGGAAGATTTCGAAAAGATGGGGCGTCCGCGGCTTGGCATCATGCTCGCCGCCGGTAATCTGGATTCAATGCTCAACCACTACACCGCCTCCGGAAAAAAACGCCGCCGCGACGACTATACCCCAGGAGGCGTAAGCGGCAGAAGGCCCGACCGCGCCACCGTCGTCTACTCAAACAGAGTGCGTCAGCTTTGGGGCGACATTCCGCTTGTCATCGGAGGCATTGAGGCGAGCCTTCGCCGCTTCGCGCATTATGATTACTGGAGCGACAGCGTCAGGCGTTCGATGCTCACGGACAGCCGCGCGGATCTGCTCGTCTTCGGCATGGGAGAGCTTGCTTCGCTTGAAATTGCGCGCCGCCTTGCGGACGGAGCGCCGGTATCCTCTATCCGCGACATAGCGGGCACATGCTGGAAGACGCACGACGCGGAGGCGGCAAACGACGCCGTCACGCTCGATTCATTTGACGAGGTATCTTCAGATAAATTAAAATTCGCCGCCTCCTTCAAAAAATATTACGATGAGCAGGATTCTTTCAGAGGAAAAAGGCTCATCCAGGATCAGGGCGCATGGCACGTTGTGCAGAACCGCCCCGCGCGTCCGCTTACTACGCGCGAACTTGACCGAGTCTACGCTCTGCCCTACGCGCGCGCCTGGCACCCAGATTATGACGCGGTTGGCGGCGTACCAGCCTTCGCCGAGGTGAAATTCAGCATCACCAGCCACAGAGGATGCTTCGGCGAGTGCGGCTTCTGCGCGATAAGTTCGCATCAGGGCAGAATGATCCAGCGCAGGAGCGACGAATCTATGATCAAAGAGGCGGAGCTGCTGACGAAGCAGCCCGACTTCAAAGGCTACATCCACGACGTTGGAGGCCCCACCGCGAACTTCACCGCGCCGTCGTGTCCAGAGGCGCTAAAACGCGGGAGCTGCAAGGGGCGTTCATGCCTCTATCCGCAGCCGTGCCGCAGCCTGCGCCCCGATCACTCCGATTACATAGAACTGCTGCGCAAGGTGCGCGCCGTGCCGCGCGTCAAAAAAGTATTCATACGCTCCGGCATAAGGTACGACTATATGCTTGCCGACAAAAAAAATGACTTCCTCGAAGAACTCTGCAAATATCACATAAGCGGCCAGCTCAAAGTAGCGCCGGAGCACGTAAGTCCAGCGGTGCTGAAATACATGCGAAAACCAGCGCGCGCTGTGACGGAGGAATTTTTGAAACGTTACAACGAAATGAACGAGAAGCTCGGCCTGAAGCAGTTCATGGTGCCGTACTTTATGTCGGCCCATCCCGGCTCTACGTTGAAAGAGGCGGTGGAGCTTGCGGAGTTCATACGCGACAGCGGCCTGCGCCCCGAGCAGGTGCAGGATTTCACTCCGACGCCCGGCTCGCTTTCGACCTGCATCTACTACACCGGCGTCGACCCTGCGACGATGGAAAATGTCTATGTGCCAAAAGAGATGGAAGAGCGAAAGATGCAGCGCGCGCTTTTGCAGTATTGGATGCCGGAGAACCACGAATACGTCATAAAGGCGCTCATAAAGGCGGGGCGCAGAGATCTCATTGGCGCAGGAAGCCGTTGCCTCGTCAGATAG
- a CDS encoding SprT family zinc-dependent metalloprotease has protein sequence MADHIWMNGTDFEIRRNARRSRISLGIDEENRCFIAAPQATPAAELERVLKDNAESFLRKIKNAGTRAKAPSHKYAEGELFYFRGELFPLTLCGYAATPPIELRDGRFFCCDFEDKTKIRHNFEVWYARRLEELIHRELPPLCKKMGAGPKTVHIKETKTLWGSCSTTGAMTLNVRLALVPKSLMEYVMVHEICHFFEMNHSGAFWRRVKTYCPDYEKRRAELKKEGNIYRW, from the coding sequence ATGGCGGATCATATCTGGATGAACGGCACTGACTTTGAAATAAGGCGAAACGCAAGACGCAGCCGCATCTCGCTCGGCATTGACGAGGAGAACCGCTGCTTCATCGCCGCGCCGCAGGCCACACCCGCCGCGGAGCTTGAACGCGTGCTAAAAGACAACGCGGAGAGCTTTTTGAGAAAAATAAAAAACGCGGGAACGCGTGCAAAAGCGCCGTCCCATAAATACGCGGAGGGAGAGCTTTTTTACTTCCGCGGCGAACTGTTCCCGCTCACATTATGCGGCTATGCTGCGACGCCTCCGATAGAGCTTCGCGACGGACGTTTTTTCTGCTGCGATTTCGAGGATAAAACCAAGATACGGCATAACTTTGAAGTATGGTACGCGCGCAGGCTGGAAGAGCTGATACACCGCGAACTGCCTCCGCTCTGCAAAAAAATGGGCGCGGGGCCAAAGACGGTACACATAAAAGAGACCAAAACGCTTTGGGGAAGCTGCTCCACCACCGGCGCCATGACGCTGAACGTCCGTCTTGCGCTTGTACCGAAATCTCTTATGGAATATGTGATGGTCCATGAAATATGCCATTTCTTTGAGATGAACCATTCCGGCGCCTTCTGGAGGCGCGTAAAGACCTACTGCCCCGACTACGAAAAACGGCGCGCGGAGCTTAAAAAAGAGGGAAATATT
- a CDS encoding UvrB/UvrC motif-containing protein produces MLCEQCGVKEAEIHLVNVVNGERHFSHLCRECAGTKLRLDDVSNIIKMSFSLDGLSNIEEAFKELVMPALRGIEVTKKKRHICPHCGSVLPASMFADKEADDLFDEMSAEDVRHISERAAPISAEEEMAELSKKMAEAVKKEEYEAAAKFRDRILELKHSAAPQEKRN; encoded by the coding sequence ATGCTGTGTGAACAGTGCGGAGTAAAAGAGGCGGAGATACATCTGGTAAATGTGGTAAACGGAGAGCGCCATTTCTCTCATCTTTGCAGAGAATGCGCCGGTACGAAGCTGAGGCTTGACGACGTTTCAAATATAATAAAAATGTCTTTCTCCCTTGACGGTCTCTCCAACATAGAAGAGGCTTTCAAGGAACTTGTCATGCCCGCTTTAAGAGGAATAGAGGTAACGAAAAAGAAGCGCCATATCTGTCCGCACTGCGGCTCAGTGCTGCCTGCGTCGATGTTTGCTGACAAAGAGGCGGACGATCTCTTCGATGAGATGAGCGCGGAGGATGTTAGGCATATCTCAGAACGCGCGGCTCCCATCTCCGCTGAAGAAGAGATGGCGGAACTTTCCAAAAAAATGGCGGAGGCCGTAAAAAAAGAGGAGTACGAGGCGGCGGCGAAATTCCGTGACCGTATCTTGGAACTCAAACATTCGGCCGCGCCGCAGGAGAAAAGAAACTGA